One Littorina saxatilis isolate snail1 linkage group LG14, US_GU_Lsax_2.0, whole genome shotgun sequence genomic region harbors:
- the LOC138947286 gene encoding platelet binding protein GspB-like: protein MGNRHGGEKPSKEDKEEKKKKKKEKKARKKGKKKLTNGSDVDLDPESSHFSRADSESMVFHSAENLSPYLDASTRSEEGAGYTGFQDNGHVLSSKDFHDGFSIEACLPADLAAASDASGDVSRTGDDVTSMTSGGYSTPLLSSPDVRRGIPRSPLAQRQKDSFLEPVPPIPSDFSSSASYQDGLSSSGGTERSSSIASSSTVDTNAAHCIERLEELERNIERTFIEKFADFDKNTCPTHPEKDKFDKNVSPFLQRRQGKEVGETGERSREGSVTPRGMGSSGFPSRSLENSPAPIRKISEPCRPYFHREGSTTPKGIIQGVWSQSAENSPVIVRRALPESPVIVRRTPSQSPSAQRKFPVNHPESPVQLRRAGGDMTAGSPNLSPNIPRRGLAAAGPRELSPRFPRKLPEFVDGSGAVVKKSPVPPPVPPKPSKTLTSPEFARRVQNMPKSPVMPRKVYHFQEQQQQASKESSGAWPALGERDHDPFDRGRRENQMPPRSPSRSPEVRHRAMRKTPSSSPSPRLGRKLMPQEDRAPPPAPLTQSHPAKIQFCQQEKGIPVKRCIVAAHPSTAVVLAASVSRDSLESSNGEIGPPGTAADPSRRQETEENILRDTQAKSGKSKDCRGAKTTPYTKDKQSKDSQTTGKTTGAAAVSEATIKENTESAVFGSVSPKLKRQKKISIADDGHRQGSLDSQRTDSSFESSTRSPPYSPQTQRGGPNTSVKTIKHRDSMPSGVCTSSDTTPDRSPGTKRAQFCVQQSSGGSKDDGTISADIAGGITYHTHLPSDGTPGDTCDPTSEGNEHEISEGQPVYAKIYKEKESGPYKKPTPPMHRKFMEGSTVYHYDPGAERTMHVSSKTVRLIPATPGREGDIPHCALTAGATVSGRNAAGRMEHAGGEPSPRVRARGGRESERPYAGAESVPTPPPPSLPGESSSSGLLGRNLGERIREAIHESSFREVFTAELSSSSFERDDGTFASDDDSVFAQSTHSHERDSARHRHFPAGNFRREEECSVDRYLSDSSCASPQIKRAKTAPKEYSSRPELGADRTAVAAQQAVCHSESDRDGPFLGRQENSAGFPQNTTAIRRIDVDVNVTLPQAQYRGEAISNSATLSASHTVTGSEGSKLSQHVATAGQAPEMMATSLDIDPNYPHSSSADHSGDIHQETGKTSTVEVHRAKGAQQKTTGKRETPRQQQHHRHAAMETDASQAVTVLAKEDKNVSEERGKGDNSVAVLSGVLPPPSSSPSPSSSSCSSLRTVVAAPLKKKELATHGGERTNAKKGEAGSSFMTEGQQTCPGSRKVAADVQRTGSTDNNINTQSAASVQATQPPAANVSQKSPHNKRTEVAAETKPIHAENEKSKHSFEPEPLSQKSSECQESQPPPEHVPPPSPTAMDMLAEEEEEEEEDDVDGLLTAHHYSDISFGISQEMKLFGENVVRRLSNLLDSQQSESDSCLEEAKTDLLKSIAKASKPVEVETESPQAAGEQETVSPPPRVHEEPPAVTSEGIVVSSSVAVEKGPVDSSGDKDSKAEIRQEDASCQPQPSIGEADNKNSKYTAHETASSQPKPSKEEIIPVLHEELNTFSTADLPGERLVTSDTTETLSTDHETSASSKRESTTSTATDETLTSFKTRSTTDSAEFDEAFVLAESLVFVRSKDEEDAEGAVVEAGRIVKRPTIPTELKSKPSPGASGDSPPKKPRKKRRRQAASYDVGAKTDVTEPVPKRGSKQITEVIDAYCDETSSSISIKSSDDSDISSSTDDVIREGPVKKTIFGKTEHPPPKPSSNTARKRKPPADRSTDSSDENSEDMACRRRSSSTSQGSSSFRIPEIEETFGELMGVKTFLEDMEDKTPTADKPLPVFVGPEDVKPKEFWSASHYRRSRTSPAKTDRTESDLDISEQRDDASTDSMYADDEDEGAELLFQRSYSEEQGGEVLLSCTIYNSSHDKDGDSDEFWADAETGEAAAAAEAKYKEFEASADAAGSAFQNARHQMQDIHQHLQDLRRQMEFLQDDITSTSLTMTPDFSLESEQRPLTE, encoded by the coding sequence ATGGGCAACCGACACGGAGGCGAAAAACCCTCCAAAGAGGacaaggaggagaagaagaagaaaaagaaagagaaaaaggcgAGGAAGAAGGGAAAAAAGAAGCTGACAAACGGATCGGATGTGGACCTGGATCCGGAGTCCAGCCATTTTTCCCGCGCCGATTCCGAGTCCATGGTTTTTCACTCCGCGGAGAACCTCAGTCCGTATCTAGACGCCTCCACGCGCTCGGAAGAGGGCGCTGGCTACACGGGTTTCCAGGACAACGGGCACGTCCTCTCTTCCAAGGACTTCCATGACGGCTTCTCTATCGAGGCGTGTCTCCCCGCCGACCTGGCTGCCGCGTCTGACGCCAGCGGTGACGTCTCAAGAACTGGCGATGACGTCACGTCTATGACGAGCGGCGGGTACAGCACGCCCTTACTCTCCTCTCCTGACGTCAGAAGAGGGATTCCTAGATCCCCGCTAGCGCAGAGGCAGAAGGACTCCTTCCTAGAACCCGTCCCTCCCATTCCTTCCGATTTCTCGTCCTCCGCTAGCTATCAGGACGGTCTCTCCAGCTCTGGAGGAACGGAGAGATCCAGCAGTATAGCCTCCTCTTCTACAGTCGACACGAACGCCGCTCACTGCATAGAGCGGCTGGAAGAGTTGGAGAGAAACATCGAACGAACCTTCATTGAGAAGTTCGCGGACTTTGATAAGAACACCTGCCCCACGCACCCTGAGAAGGACAAGTTCGACAAGAACGTCAGCCCTTTCTTGCAAAGAAGGCAGGGGAAAGAGGTCGgggaaacaggagagagaagcAGGGAAGGAAGCGTAACTCCGAGGGGAATGGGCTCCAGTGGCTTCCCTTCGCGAAGCCTGGAAAACAGCCCCGCGCCTATCCGGAAGATCTCGGAACCGTGTCGGCCATATTTCCACAGGGAAGGGAGCACAACGCCCAAGGGAATCATACAGGGCGTGTGGTCTCAGAGCGCGGAGAACAGCCCGGTGATCGTGAGGAGAGCTCTCCCTGAGAGTCCTGTCATAGTGCGACGAACCCCCAGCCAGAGTCCTTCCGCTCAGCGTAAGTTCCCAGTCAACCATCCAGAGAGTCCTGTGCAGCTGAGAAGAGCAGGAGGAGACATGACGGCAGGCAGCCCCAACCTCAGCCCTAACATACCACGCAGAGGTCTGGCAGCAGCAGGACCTCGAGAACTCAGCCCCAGATTTCCCAGAAAGCTTCCAGAGTTTGTGGACGGTTCTGGGGCGGTTGTGAAGAAGTCTCCAGTCCCTCCCCCTGTCCCTCCCAAGCCCTCCAAAACCCTGACCAGCCCCGAGTTCGCCCGGCGCGTGCAGAACATGCCGAAGAGTCCTGTGATGCCCAGAAAGGTGTATCACTTCcaagaacaacagcagcaggCCAGCAAAGAGAGCTCCGGCGCATGGCCAGCTTTGGGGGAGAGAGATCACGACCCGTTTGACAGAGGGAGACGAGAGAACCAGATGCCCCCTAGAAGTCCAAGCAGATCACCTGAAGTTCGGCACAGGGCGATGAGAAAGACACCAAGCTCGTCGCCCTCGCCCCGCCTCGGCAGAAAGCTGATGCCCCAAGAAGACCGAGCTCCTCCCCCCGCCCCACTGACGCAAAGTCACCCGGCCAAGATCCAGTTCTGCCAGCAGGAGAAAGGGATCCCCGTTAAACGCTGCATCGTTGCTGCACATCCTTCAACTGCTGTAGTGTTAGCTGCAAGCGTAAGCCGGGACAGTCTTGAAAGCTCCAACGGTGAAATAGGGCCTCCGGGAACTGCTGCTGATCCCTCGCGCAGACAGGAGACTGAGGAAAACATATTAAGAGACACACAAGCTAAGAGTGGGAAAAGCAAAGACTGTAGAGGGGCAAAGACGACGCCGTACACAAAAGACAAACAGTCCAAAGACTCTCAAACCACGGGCAAAACAACCGGAGCTGCAGCAGTCTCTGAGGCCACCATCAAAGAGAACACAGAATCTGCCGTGTTTGGCTCCGTGTCGCCCAAACTCAAACGGCAGAAGAAGATTTCGATCGCCGACGACGGCCACAGACAGGGTTCTTTGGACTCTCAAAGGACCGACTCTTCTTTCGAAAGTTCGACGCGCTCTCCGCCTTACTCCCCGCAGACGCAACGCGGAGGCCCGAACACCAGCGTGAAAACCATCAAACACAGAGACTCCATGCCTTCGGGAGTGTGTACATCCTCTGACACGACGCCAGACCGGTCGCCAGGGACAAAAAGGGCGCAGTTTTGCGTACAACAGAGCAGCGGTGGTAGCAAAGATGATGGTACTATATCGGCAGATATTGCCGGTGGGATAACCTATCACACGCACCTCCCATCTGACGGTACCCCGGGGGACACCTGTGACCCTACTAGTGAAGGGAACGAGCATGAAATATCAGAGGGTCAGCCTGTGTACGCCAAGATCTATAAGGAGAAAGAATCCGGCCCTTACAAGAAACCTACACCCCCCATGCACAGGAAGTTTATGGAGGGCAGTACGGTATACCATTACGACCCGGGAGCTGAAAGAACCATGCACGTGTCTTCAAAGACTGTGCGGCTCATACCAGCCACGCCGGGAAGAGAAGGAGACATTCCGCACTGCGCTCTTACCGCAGGGGCTACGGTAAGCGGCAGGAATGCGGCAGGCAGAATGGAGCATGCAGGTGGGGAGCCCAGCCCTCGCGTGCGAGCGCGCGGCGGGCGTGAGAGCGAGCGCCCCTACGCTGGAGCTGAGAGCGTGCCAACACCGCCACCCCCCTCTCTGCCAGGAGAAAGTAGTAGTAGTGGGTTATTAGGCAGGAACCTGGGAGAGAGGATCCGTGAAGCGATCCACGAATCATCGTTTCGAGAAGTCTTTACTGCGGAGCTGTCCTCGTCGTCGTTCGAAAGGGACGACGGGACTTTTGCGAGTGATGACGACAGCGTCTTTGCCCAAAGCACTCATAGCCACGAGCGGGACTCCGCTCGGCACCGCCATTTTCCCGCGGGAAACTTTCGTAGGGAAGAAGAATGTAGTGTAGACAGATACCTCAGTGACAGTTCCTGTGCTTCTCCTCAAATCAAAAGGGCAAAGACTGCGCCAAAGGAGTACAGTTCCAGGCCGGAATTAGGAGCAGACAGAACCGCTGTGGCAGCCCAACAAGCTGTTTGTCACAGTGAAAGTGACAGAGACGGGCCTTTTTTAGGGCGACAGGAAAACTCGGCGGGTTTTCCTCAAAACACTACAGCCATACGTCGTATAGATGTGGATGTAAACGTGACTCTTCCCCAAGCGCAGTACAGAGGGGAGGCAATTAGTAACAGTGCCACTCTTTCTGCCAGCCATACTGTTACTGGCAGTGAGGGCAGTAAATTAAGCCAACATGTGGCCACTGCTGGTCAGGCGCCAGAAATGATGGCTACATCTCTTGACATTGACCCAAACTACCCGCATTCTTCTAGTGCAGATCACAGTGGAGACATACACCAAGAAACCGGGAAGACTAGTACAGTAGAAGTACATCGAGCCAAAGGAGCGCAACAAAAAACTACGGGAAAGAGAGAAACACCACGACAACAGCAGCACCATCGGCACGCTGCTATGGAAACCGACGCCAGTCAAGCCGTAACTGTTTTGGCAAAGGAAGACAAAAATGTGAGTGAAGAGCGgggcaagggagacaactcgGTAGCGGTTCTTTCAGGCGTCCTCCCTCCCCCTagctcctccccctccccttcatcctcctcctgctcctccctcCGCACCGTAGTCGCAGCGCCGCTGAAGAAAAAGGAACTAGCCACCCATGGGGGAGAGAGAACGAATGCCAAGAAGGGGGAGGCGGGTTCCAGTTTCATGACGGAAGGGCAACAAACTTGCCCAGGATCCAGAAAGGTTGCCGCTGATGTGCAGCGGACGGGAAGCACAGATAACAACATCAACACCCAGTCTGCTGCTTCTGTTCAGGCAACTCAACCCCCTGCTGCTAATGTCTCCCAAAAATCTCCCCATAACAAACGCACCGAAGTGGCAGCAGAAACAAAACCCATACACGCGGAGAACGAGAAATCTAAACACAGTTTCGAGCCTGAACCACTCTCCCAAAAATCTAGCGAATGTCAAGAAAGCCAGCCTCCTCCTGAACACGTGCCTCCCCCCAGCCCCACAGCAATGGACATGTtggcggaggaggaggaagaggaggaggaagacgaCGTGGATGGTTTGCTCACAGCCCACCACTACTCTGACATCTCGTTTGGTATTTCCCAAGAGATGAAACTGTTCGGAGAGAACGTGGTGAGAAGACTGTCCAATCTCCTCGACAGCCAGCAATCGGAGTCCGACAGCTGCTTGGAGGAAGCAAAGACTGACCTGTTGAAATCTATCGCCAAGGCTTCTAAACCTGTAGAAGTAGAGACTGAAAGCCCCCAAGCAGCAGGGGAACAAGAGACTGTGTCACCACCGCCACGTGTACACGAAGAACCACCAGCTGTCACTTCTGAAGGCATAGTAGTTAGTTCCAGTGTTGCTGTTGAAAAGGGTCCCGTTGACAGTAGTGGTGACAAGGACAGTAAAGCAGAGATACGCCAAGAAGATGCATCTTGTCAGCCTCAACCTAGCATAGGGGAGGCCGACAACAAGAACAGTAAATATACAGCACATGAAACCGCATCCAGTCAGCCTAAACCTAGCAAGGAGGAGATCATCCCAGTCCTTCACGAAGAACTCAACACCTTCTCCACAGCAGATCTTCCAGGAGAACGCCTAGTGACGTCAGACACCACCGAAACTCTCTCCACCGACCACGAGACGTCCGCCAGCTCTAAGCGTGAGAGTACCACCTCCACGGCCACCGATGAGACCTTGACCTCATTCAAAACAAGGTCAACCACGGACTCGGCGGAGTTCGACGAAGCCTTCGTCCTGGCTGAGAGTCTCGTCTTCGTCCGTAGCAAGGACGAGGAGGATGCGGAGGGTGCTGTAGTAGAAGCAGGACGAATCGTCAAACGACCCACCATCCCCACTGAACTGAAATCCAAACCCAGCCCCGGAGCGTCAGGCGattccccccccaaaaaaccccgCAAGAAGCGTCGACGACAAGCCGCCTCTTACGACGTCGGAGCCAAAACTGACGTCACCGAACCTGTCCCCAAACGCGGCTCCAAGCAGATCACTGAGGTCATTGACGCTTACTGTGACGAAACAAgcagcagcatcagcatcaaAAGCAGTGACGACAGCGACATTTCCAGCAGCACCGATGACGTCATACGAGAAGGGCCTGTAAAGAAAACAATCTTCGGCAAAACCGAGCACCCGCCGCCAAAACCCTCTTCGAACACGGCGAGGAAACGCAAGCCTCCGGCTGACAGGTCGACGGACTCTTCAGACGAGAACAGCGAGGATATGGCTTGCAGGAGACGTAGCTCGTCCACCAGCCAGGGCTCCTCGTCCTTCAGGATCCCAGAGATCGAGGAGACCTTCGGAGAGCTCATGGGCGTCAAGACCTTTCTGGAGGACATGGAGGACAAGACTCCCACAGCCGATAAGCCGCTGCCTGTGTTCGTTGGTCCGGAGGACGTAAAGCCCAAGGAGTTTTGGTCCGCCAGTCACTACAGACGGAGCAGGACTTCTCCCGCTAAGACGGACCGGACAGAGTCGGATCTGGACATCTCCGAACAGCGGGACGACGCCTCCACGGATTCCATGT